tgtgtcttttttttatttttggttttgttttatttatttattgctggaAATTAATTTCAATACCATCAGTGTTTGAATCTATTTGCaacaacagtgttttttttgatgatacagctgaaacatttcttttcttctataTGAGCTCTACAAGCATCATATAGAAGAGCAGCAGAGTTAAACTGGAAtggaaacagaaatggaatgatAGCCAAGTTGACACCCAAGCTGAATCAGTACCATATCCAACAGGGATGTATCAACCCTAACTGAGACACAATACTGATAAAAATGCACTGCGCATCAACTGATATAGTCTGCTATCTGAAAGTTTTTGTTACTATGCTATGCAGAACACAAGCATGATGGCGGGCAGCGTGTCTGAATGTGCAGAAGCAGTGTTGAGTCAGTGTTGAGTCAGTCAGCGTCACATGATTCACAACACTGAACAGGAGTGGTGACGTTAGTGGTCCTCCGAGCTGGTATGATATACATACTGTTCCATTCACGAATGTGGTTAACTACGCTGCTTATACAAACTCACAACTGACTTGTATACCGGATTCAAATCAAttcaatattttcattttaaaataaacactatagTTAGTGTGTTAATATACAAGTTCGCTCGAAGATGTCTTTGATTGGAGTACACCAGCGAagcatgaataaatattaagaGAAAGATGAGCTGCTTGACCGTATGCAGCCGGAATTAAAACGTGTACCGGTGCACTTTGTATACAGGTGAATATCCCAAAAACAACCAAGTtcttattttagtttttaattttctATTCAACACGGAAGTCTCCTTATATTCACTGACTAAGCAAGTCTAATGTCTGTTCTCCATGTTGGTTTTTCCTCTCTTGCCTGCCAACGTGAGACCTGATTGGGAGGTAAAAAAGCATTTTACAtcagtctctgcttttctctaAAGTTACAATTTTTTCAACTTTTTAAGTACCGCACTGTGCTGTGCTTATGGCAACAGCACCGTTCAGCCTCCTCGCAGTCACTTCCAATAGGAATACACGTGAAATGTAGTTTAAAGAAAGACGAGCGTGACTTTCTCTGTAGCGGCTGTCGCATCAAAAGGCTGTCATGGCTGTAGTTAAACATTACCTACATAACCTAGATAGCAAGCTAGCTCAATACCGCAAACCAAAGAACTTCCATCAACAGACCAGACACCGTGTCTGACTGAATCTCGATCCCACACTTTAGGTCAGCATCAGTCGGATATTGATACACGATTAGATTGATACATCCCTAATAAAATCACCAATCACAAGACCCAAAGAAACCCAGAAGGCCAGAGAAAGGACAGCGTACCCGACGAGGAGTCGGAGGATTTTAGAGCAAAAGACCAACCATCAGGGGTCATAGACGCACAGTGTGGCAGGCGCAGCTCCACCGGCTTCAGGAACTTCAGACCATGAGGCCCACACATGACCAGGGGGCTGAGCAGAGTTTCACCTGCATCAAGACAAGTGAGCAAGGCATGAAAATGTGATGTTTTCCAGAGGCATTATAGCAGCAAAGTGCACCAGGATTGATTTGTTCTTCCATTTTAAACACATCTGCATGAATTATTTAAGGATATTAACAATGACTAAAGTAGAATGAGATACAGTTTGTCATGTCTTCATTAAACAACGATACTAACCTTTCTCCTTGTCCAGTGGAGGCAGGATGCTGTTGTCTCTGCACACTTTAAAGTAGATCTCCTGCTCCACGTTTTCAGGAATGGCTCCCTGGGGGATGATAATACTTACACCTGTCTCAATTGAACTCAATACTCCGCCGTTACAATTAAAGATGCCCCGTGCTGTGGCAACCACAGTGTGTccttcatcatcgtcatcatcctcCAGTGCATTGGGGCTGAAAGAGAAAGGGATCATTTACTCAATGCTGAAAGGGATAAAGAGGCAGACGCAGGGGCGTGAGGCACAGTGGTCATGAGGAGCATATGGTGAGGCATTTTACCTGACAGGGATAGCTTTGGGGATAGCGTTGACATTGTTGTGCTGATATTTGGGCCGGTTGTCCATAGTGCGAGTGAATGTGTCCACTCCACTATCTGTGTCCAGAGGTTGCGGTGAGAGGTGaggtttggggttgttgtttacCACGATTTGCTTGGCCTGGGTGTCATTGGGCAGAAGGTTGTGGTTGAATTTAGGACTCTCAAACTTGCGCTCAAAGGGCCGCGCAGTGCTTGTGTAAGGCTTTGGAACGTAGCGGTTGTAACTGGTGGGAGCAGGGACACTCAGAGTCTTGGGCGGGATGTCGGTGCCATTAACTGGAGACTTTTGAGGAAGATAGTTGCCTTGGACTGGTTCATCTCGGGTAGGAGGGCGGAGAGTAGACAAATCGGGTTTTCCTTTAGGGGAACTATGGTGATCTGGGAGAGAGTTCATTGTGAATTAccaaagagggagagaaacaacTGAATACAAACAAGTAATTAAAACTTAACAGACAATATGTTCTAAACAGACACAAATATAGAGACACGAACAGAAGgtgcacattttaaagtttttttttttcttggtaaCCATCTGATTGTAACCAGAGGTGCGCACTGACATTGGGATTTAATTAGgctactttttatttatattttgagaaatagaagCAATTAATTATGTTAGAAAATACAATTGCAGATATTTGGCACACGAAACCGATAAAGATAGAGATAAAGTAAAAGATGCATTGGGATTGTGTTACACTTCTAGTGTGAACTCTGCACTGCTTAATAAAGATGTTCAGTGTGTGATTTAAACTCTTACCCTCTGCATTGCTGAGTTTGGGCAGAGATGTGGGCGGGACAGCAGGGCCTGTCTGACCATACGGAGCTGGTGTAGGGTTAACCTGGGGGACCGGCTCATATCTCTTATCCACAGGGCTCACTTTCTCCACTGACTCCGTCCTGGGTAGCACGGTTGTTCAAACATATAATTAATACAGATGCATATTCAATTAATCGTATATATCccaatgaattaatgaatgaattttacagactgtacaaaaaaaacaaacaaacaaacaacaacaaaaaaaaaacaaacagtttatGGTTCGTGTACGCCACCATAAGACTGTCATAAACTTGACAGTATAAGAAATTAATCTGGAAATAGTTTTGCCTGAAAACCACAAGTCATCCTGTCACATATGAACTGTATACTATTTCCTTATCCTGCTATATCATCATACCCCTACACTCAAATGTAATACACCTTTATTATGGTCTGTACCTGTTATAAGGGTATCCTAGCTGAGGCTGTGCAGGTTTAGCCAAATCATGGAAGCGATTGACTACAGGCTGAGTCACGGCCTTGTTGTCAAAGCTGCGGCGATCAAAGTAGGACAGCTgtttcctgaagtactcctcatcctcatcaggGTCGTAGTGGTTGGCACGAACCACCTCATCTCCTAATCGAGACTGGGGTTTCTGTGGCTCTGGAGCCCTATGTAGAGAGGCAAGATGAGGGAGAATTAAAATGGACAAATAAAGAATTTTCTGGTGCCCTGCATCTCACATATTAACTAAAAGCTGAAACACATAAGCAGAGCGCATTGCATAAAGCCATGAAAAACACCTTTAAGAGGATAATCAGCATGACCTATGTTTGCATGCAAAGCAGCTTGCTTTGTACCTATATGCAGGTTTCTCCTGTTCTAGGTTGTTGAGAGAGTTGGCCTTGGACACTGGGCCAGGGGCAGTCACGGGTTTGGGGAAATCTGTGGGCTACATCAGAAAATGACACAGCTTTAACAAACACCCCATGAATAAATACACCAAAATTGTGAGacttttatatacagtagatcTAAATAGTAATACAACAATATACAGTTTATAATAGCTAAAAACCCATTTTGTTTTATAAGTGGGggtgagggggtggggggggacaTACCCTGATCCCTGGCACATCTCCAACCTCCTTGGCTCTGTCTACACTCACAGAGCGCTTGTTCTCAAACATCTTGACCCTGTTGAGAACAGACTGGGGTTTCATGGCAGGATCTTCCTCCTCTGGATCTTCTATGGGTGGAGGAGGCAGTGGTTTAGGAGCTGCATTGTGTACTGGCTCTAGTGGGGACAGCACAACTTCAGGTTTAGGAGGAGGAACTGGAGGGTCTGAATTCAGAGGATCATGTTGCCCTGGTTTGTATCCACGGTTTGGTAGCCCCGGGTTATACGTGGGTCTCAGAGAAGTGTCTCCGTAATACTGCTTAGAAGGGTCGGGGGAGCGTGGGTTATTGATGGGGAAGCCATGGGGCTCTGGTTCATAAGGAGAGCGGGCATCATAGATAGccggaggaggtggaggaggaggttcCTCATAGCGAACAGGCCCTGGTTTTCCATGCCGTGGTGGCGGCCGGTTATCATAAGCAACAGGTGGCTCATCATAGCGAGGCTGAGGAGGGCTATATTCCCGCGTGGGTCCATCCTCATAGGGGGAGCGGGGCTCATAGCTCAGAGTGGGAGGCTGGTGGCCCTGAGGATAGCCTGACCCagctggaggtggaggaggaggaggctggGCCGAGGACTGCTGGTCATACTGGGGCCACTGTTCGTCATAATGAGGCACACGGTTGTCATAGTGCAGGTGCGCGTTGTAGTTGTGAGGCTTTGGTTGTGCGTAGCCGCCACCGTCATAGCCGTAAGGCGGGTGGTCGTACTCGCGATATGGCTGTTTGTCCTGGTACACAGGCTGGTGGCTGAAGGACAGAGAGGATGGGGGCGCTATAGATTGTGGCTGCTGGGGCTTCATCATGTGATTTACTCGCACAGGCTCATCCACACTGTACAGATCCTTCTTATACATCTGCTGGGAACAGAAcagcaaacacagacaaaatgagtACCCAAGAGATCTAATGCCTTTAAACTGATCTGGAACTAGAGCCAATAtacaaaaagagaaataaatctaattaggaaaaaaaaaagtaattgtaaAACAAAAGACCACAAGCTGttcaaaatcaacaaaatgCTCTGTCAAAACAGATCAAATCATCAAACTCTCACACATTCTTTTgcagaacacccccccccccccccccagcttaTACACTTTGTGGTTATTATGCAATTAACAGGTAGATTTATCTCAGTTTAACATATCTAGATCTACATGTCTATATAATTTGTTAAGAAGCCTTTCAGTAATGACAGCCAAAAGAATATGTATCCAACTACAAAATTTCAATAGTTTGAATAACATTAGGGGAACATTTATTGCTTTATTCATGCCTGAAAAGCTACTTTCCAACTTTCTGTAGCCTGAAGACAgtaaaattgttaaaaaaaaaaaaaagcgctataaaTTATGCATTTAGAGTGAAACAGTATATGCATTTGATAATTAATCTCTTTATtgacattaaaaacatttaagatGTTATTATCAATAATAGAGGACATTATTTCCTTTTATACTGTCTGCAGGTTAGATTGACATGCAGCTACAGACAACCATTCTTGCAAATCAGATTATGGTCCATTTGCAATTCCTTGTTCTACTACAACATCTACAGTGTTCGGTGGTGCAGCTTCTACTTCTATGACAAAATGTGTACTACTTCTCTTAAATACTACTTCTACAGACAGATCAAGCTAAAAGAAATCTCAACAGTAGGAGCCATGCAAGAGGTAGGAGAGGTGAGAGTGAAGAGACTAATAGTGAGAGGCCTCTTTCCTAGGATCACACAGATGTGCCAGGCCCTCTTCCTTTTCCCCTCACACATCACGTGCATGTGTACCAGTCACCCATACTCTTGAGGTGGCAGAGgcacacacagcacagacatGGGTGGGCACAGTACACATGCAGACAGCAGAGTGGAAGGAAATAGCATTGTGCAAGAAACAAGCAGCTTGAAAAGAGTGAGCGAGCGGGGCGGAACCAGGCTGAAGCGGGCCGTGCCCGAGTCCAGCTCGTGGTGATGCTACTGGCGGTACCTTTGGATGTGGGCTGGGCGCGAGCGACTGGTGGGGGTCGTGTGTTGGGGCCTGAGCGAGCTCAGGATCGGGCTGGGACTCGGGTTCTGGGGCGGGAAGGTTAAGTGAGTCGGCCTGAGCGGTTGGCTCCTTGGATTTCGTACCCACTAGTGGTGCGGCGGGATCAGCAGCAGGGGGCGCTGATGCCACTGCAGGGGGGAAGGTGGGCAGGGCCACAGCAGCCTCAGCCTGCTGTGGAGTACGGGGCACATAGGTTATAGACACACGCTACCAAAAGCACATTCCTATATGCACACAAACTgctctgtgggtttttttttccattttttacaCTAGGTCTTTAATTAATGACACCTCCAGGCTGCTAAATCAACCACAATCAGTACTGCCCAGGAATCAGTATGATGGTTAGCATTATTGCACACAAGGTGGTCATAAACAATAGGTCTTTAACCTTACGGATAACGTTTAAGAAACAGGttgataaaaaaattttaaaataaaaaccaaaaacgGACATATCTATTCGGATGGTATTCGTATGTAAGGGTAATATCTGCAAcgaaatattttctttttcactttcatgataaaactgttgcattctGAGGACATTACATTTAGAGACCCATAGCAACCGATCTATTAAAGTATCACTTGGTGATTGCCATAAGTGTTTAATAAAGCTCCAAATACAATCTAAAAGAGTCTAAATGACTCATATTggataacaaacaaacatacaaataaataaataaaaactgaaattgttaaaaataaagtaaattgtAAAGTGTGGCTTTACCAAAGTGTCCCTTGGAAAATTAATACCATCTGAATAGGGTCTTtaatatattacataaaaaTGTACACCACATCAACCTGCTGATTTCACATTCCGAGTGCATATATTAGTTCAGAACTGAACTGAAGGTCTAACCAATGAATGCTGAAAACTCATCGCAGGCAACAAAACAGCTTCATGTCTTAGAATTACACCTTCACAAACTGAAGCTTCACCACGGAGCACACTGGCATGACTTGTGTACTGTACCTGCTGGGGAGCAGGAATCTTAAATCCAGCAGGTTCGATGCGGTTCATGGGCTCAGGTTGGGGAGCTGCATGTTGTGGGTAACTGGGGTAAGCCGGCACGTCTTGGATGACGGGTGGATCCTCTCGCACAGGCTCTGAAGAGCGGGTGATTGCAGGCTCGCTGGGTAAGCCCACCTCATCGTTCAAGGTCTCATCCAGCTCCTGGTCTGTATAGGCACCTCCCTCAGTGTCCGTGTCCTCGTAGTCAGACGTGTGACGGCTGTCGGTGCTGTACATGCTGTACTCGCTGCCTGGAGCTGAGAGGTAAGACAAGCGGTCGTCATGGATGTCTAGGTCATCCTCTGGAGCTCCGTCAGCCTGAAAATGATCATGTGGAGCAGAGCACATAACTATGATGCAGGTAGAAAATGAATAGAATAAGTcaataaaatttaatttctgtgaaaatcacagctttgatttctttaaaagaaaagcATTATTTAAGCACCAGCTCAGGGTCTTAATACAATTCAACAGCCAGACTAATCTGTGCTCAGTTATTGAGGTCATTTCTGCTCCTGACTAACAACAGAGTGAGTGTTTttcaaccccaattccgaaaaagttgtgacatgcataaataaataaataaaaatttttcaGTGTCATCTGAAAATTCAACTCACACTGTTCTATAGTGAagacacattattaacacaatatctgatgttttactttgtgaatttatttttgaaaatatacactcatttaaaatctgatgactgcaacactccaaaaaaatttgggacagttgactgtttaccactgtgtaatgtcaccttttcatttaataacacttaagtgtttgggaactgaagacaccagttggttaagttcaGCAAGCGGAAtcttcccccattcatccattatgcatttcttcagctgtgcaactgtatgGGGCCTTATTgtcttattttgcacttcataacgcgccacacattctcaatcagcgACAGGTCAGGACAGCAGGCAGGCGATGctcgcacccgcactctctgcttacgcaaccacgCACTTGTAATATGACAGAATGTGGTTTgtcgttgtcctgctctggatggcagcatctgttgctccaaaatgtgtatatatcttTCCGCATTAATGTTGCCCTctcagatgtgcaagttacccatgccatgggcactgacacacccccataccatgacagacgctggcttttggacctgacgctgataacagcttggatggtccttttcctctttgaccCGGAGAACGCGATGGCCGTTTTGTCCAAAATCTATTCGAAATGTTGACtagtcggaccacaaaacacgatacCACTGTGCTattgtccatctcagatgagaccgagcccagagaagtcggtggTGCAtatggacagtgttgatgtatggcttctgctttccatagtaaagccttaac
The genomic region above belongs to Ictalurus punctatus breed USDA103 chromosome 14, Coco_2.0, whole genome shotgun sequence and contains:
- the tjp1b gene encoding tight junction protein ZO-1 isoform X1, giving the protein MSARAASNKSAAMEETVIWEQHTVTLHRAPGFGFGIAISGGRDNPHFQSGETSIVISDVLKGGPAEGLLQENDRVVMVNSVSMDNVEHAYAVQQLRKSGKNAKITIRRKRKVQVPSGRHGERETMSEHDEDDDSYEDEIYEVRSGRSGYGGGGASGRRSARGERQGTRRERDRERSASRDRSLSPRSERHSVSSNLASRPAKVTLVKSRKNEAEYGLRLASHIFVKDISPESLAARDGNIQEGDVVLKINGTVTENLSLIDAKKLIERSKGKLKMVVQRDERATLLNIPDLDDSIPSANASDRDDISDIHSVASDHSNRSHDKKKSSRSRSPDRRSEPSDHSRHSPPQISNGSHRSRDEDRISKPLPLPAKMVEETHKSLEQTGTREEKQLPPLPEPKPVYAQPGQPDVDLPVSPADAPVPSVAHDDSILRPSMKLVKFKKGESVGLRLAGGNDVGIFVAGVLEDSPAAKEGLEEGDQILRVNNVDFANIIREEAVLFLLDLPKGDDVTILAQKKKDVYRRIVESDVGDSFYIRTHFEYEKESPYGLSFNKGEVFRVVDTLYNGKLGSWLAIRIGKNHQEVERGIIPNKNRAEQLSSVQYTLPKTAGGDRADFWRFRGLRSSKRNLRKSREDLSAQPVQTKFPAYERVVLREAGFLRPVVVFGPIADVAREKLSREEPDVFELAKSEPRDAGTDQRSSGIIRLHTIKQIIDRDKHAVLDITPNAVDRLNYAQWYPIVVFLNPDSKQGVKNMRTRLCPESRKSARKLYERALKLRKNNHHLFTTTINLNNMNDGWYGALKETIQQQQNQLVWVSEGKADGAPEDDLDIHDDRLSYLSAPGSEYSMYSTDSRHTSDYEDTDTEGGAYTDQELDETLNDEVGLPSEPAITRSSEPVREDPPVIQDVPAYPSYPQHAAPQPEPMNRIEPAGFKIPAPQQQAEAAVALPTFPPAVASAPPAADPAAPLVGTKSKEPTAQADSLNLPAPEPESQPDPELAQAPTHDPHQSLAPSPHPKQMYKKDLYSVDEPVRVNHMMKPQQPQSIAPPSSLSFSHQPVYQDKQPYREYDHPPYGYDGGGYAQPKPHNYNAHLHYDNRVPHYDEQWPQYDQQSSAQPPPPPPPAGSGYPQGHQPPTLSYEPRSPYEDGPTREYSPPQPRYDEPPVAYDNRPPPRHGKPGPVRYEEPPPPPPPAIYDARSPYEPEPHGFPINNPRSPDPSKQYYGDTSLRPTYNPGLPNRGYKPGQHDPLNSDPPVPPPKPEVVLSPLEPVHNAAPKPLPPPPIEDPEEEDPAMKPQSVLNRVKMFENKRSVSVDRAKEVGDVPGIRPTDFPKPVTAPGPVSKANSLNNLEQEKPAYRAPEPQKPQSRLGDEVVRANHYDPDEDEEYFRKQLSYFDRRSFDNKAVTQPVVNRFHDLAKPAQPQLGYPYNRTESVEKVSPVDKRYEPVPQVNPTPAPYGQTGPAVPPTSLPKLSNAEDHHSSPKGKPDLSTLRPPTRDEPVQGNYLPQKSPVNGTDIPPKTLSVPAPTSYNRYVPKPYTSTARPFERKFESPKFNHNLLPNDTQAKQIVVNNNPKPHLSPQPLDTDSGVDTFTRTMDNRPKYQHNNVNAIPKAIPVSPNALEDDDDDEGHTVVATARGIFNCNGGVLSSIETGVSIIIPQGAIPENVEQEIYFKVCRDNSILPPLDKEKGETLLSPLVMCGPHGLKFLKPVELRLPHCASMTPDGWSFALKSSDSSSGDPKCWQNKSLPGDPNYLVGANCVSVLIDHF
- the tjp1b gene encoding tight junction protein ZO-1 isoform X11; its protein translation is MSARAASNKSAAMEETVIWEQHTVTLHRAPGFGFGIAISGGRDNPHFQSGETSIVISDVLKGGPAEGLLQENDRVVMVNSVSMDNVEHAYAVQQLRKSGKNAKITIRRKRKVQVPSGRHGERETMSEHDEDDDSYEDEIYEVRSGRSGYGGGGASGRRSARGERQGTRRERDRERSASRDRSLSPRSERHSVSSNLASRPAKVTLVKSRKNEEYGLRLASHIFVKDISPESLAARDGNIQEGDVVLKINGTVTENLSLIDAKKLIERSKGKLKMVVQRDERATLLNIPDLDDSIPSANASDRDDISDIHSVASDHSNRSHDKKKSSRSRSPDRRSEPSDHSRHSPPQISNGSHRSRDEDRISKPLPLPAKMVEETHKSLEQTGTREEKQLPPLPEPKPVYAQPGQPDVDLPVSPADAPVPSVAHDDSILRPSMKLVKFKKGESVGLRLAGGNDVGIFVAGVLEDSPAAKEGLEEGDQILRVNNVDFANIIREEAVLFLLDLPKGDDVTILAQKKKDVYRRIVESDVGDSFYIRTHFEYEKESPYGLSFNKGEVFRVVDTLYNGKLGSWLAIRIGKNHQEVERGIIPNKNRAEQLSSVQYTLPKTAGGDRADFWRFRGLRSSKRNLRKSREDLSAQPVQTKFPAYERVVLREAGFLRPVVVFGPIADVAREKLSREEPDVFELAKSEPRDAGTDQRSSGIIRLHTIKQIIDRDKHAVLDITPNAVDRLNYAQWYPIVVFLNPDSKQGVKNMRTRLCPESRKSARKLYERALKLRKNNHHLFTTTINLNNMNDGWYGALKETIQQQQNQLVWVSEGKADGAPEDDLDIHDDRLSYLSAPGSEYSMYSTDSRHTSDYEDTDTEGGAYTDQELDETLNDEVGLPSEPAITRSSEPVREDPPVIQDVPAYPSYPQHAAPQPEPMNRIEPAGFKIPAPQQQAEAAVALPTFPPAVASAPPAADPAAPLVGTKSKEPTAQADSLNLPAPEPESQPDPELAQAPTHDPHQSLAPSPHPKQMYKKDLYSVDEPVRVNHMMKPQQPQSIAPPSSLSFSHQPVYQDKQPYREYDHPPYGYDGGGYAQPKPHNYNAHLHYDNRVPHYDEQWPQYDQQSSAQPPPPPPPAGSGYPQGHQPPTLSYEPRSPYEDGPTREYSPPQPRYDEPPVAYDNRPPPRHGKPGPVRYEEPPPPPPPAIYDARSPYEPEPHGFPINNPRSPDPSKQYYGDTSLRPTYNPGLPNRGYKPGQHDPLNSDPPVPPPKPEVVLSPLEPVHNAAPKPLPPPPIEDPEEEDPAMKPQSVLNRVKMFENKRSVSVDRAKEVGDVPGIRPTDFPKPVTAPGPVSKANSLNNLEQEKPAYRAPEPQKPQSRLGDEVVRANHYDPDEDEEYFRKQLSYFDRRSFDNKAVTQPVVNRFHDLAKPAQPQLGYPYNRTESVEKVSPVDKRYEPVPQVNPTPAPYGQTGPAVPPTSLPKLSNAEDHHSSPKGKPDLSTLRPPTRDEPVQGNYLPQKSPVNGTDIPPKTLSVPAPTSYNRYVPKPYTSTARPFERKFESPKFNHNLLPNDTQAKQIVVNNNPKPHLSPQPLDTDSGVDTFTRTMDNRPKYQHNNVNAIPKAIPVSPNALEDDDDDEGHTVVATARGIFNCNGGVLSSIETGVSIIIPQGAIPENVEQEIYFKVCRDNSILPPLDKEKGETLLSPLVMCGPHGLKFLKPVELRLPHCASMTPDGDPKCWQNKSLPGDPNYLVGANCVSVLIDHF
- the tjp1b gene encoding tight junction protein ZO-1 isoform X5, with protein sequence MSARAASNKSAAMEETVIWEQHTVTLHRAPGFGFGIAISGGRDNPHFQSGETSIVISDVLKGGPAEGLLQENDRVVMVNSVSMDNVEHAYAVQQLRKSGKNAKITIRRKRKVQVPSGRHGERETMSEHDEDDDSYEDEIYEVRSGRSGYGGGGASGRRSARGERQGTRRERDRERSASRDRSLSPRSERHSVSSNLASRPAKVTLVKSRKNEAEYGLRLASHIFVKDISPESLAARDGNIQEGDVVLKINGTVTENLSLIDAKKLIERSKGKLKMVVQRDERATLLNIPDLDDSIPSANASDRDDISDIHSVASDHSNRSHDKKKSSRSRSPDRRSEPSDHSRHSPPQISNGSHRSRDEDRISKPLPLPAKMVEETHKSLEQTGTREEKQLPPLPEPKPVYAQPGQPDVDLPVSPADAPVPSVAHDDSILRPSMKLVKFKKGESVGLRLAGGNDVGIFVAGVLEDSPAAKEGLEEGDQILRVNNVDFANIIREEAVLFLLDLPKGDDVTILAQKKKDVYRRIVESDVGDSFYIRTHFEYEKESPYGLSFNKGEVFRVVDTLYNGKLGSWLAIRIGKNHQEVERGIIPNKNRAEQLSSVQYTLPKTAGGDRADFWRFRGLRSSKRNLRKSREDLSAQPVQTKFPAYERVVLREAGFLRPVVVFGPIADVAREKLSREEPDVFELAKSEPRDAGTDQRSSGIIRLHTIKQIIDRDKHAVLDITPNAVDRLNYAQWYPIVVFLNPDSKQGVKNMRTRLCPESRKSARKLYERALKLRKNNHHLFTTTINLNNMNDGWYGALKETIQQQQNQLVWVSEGKADGAPEDDLDIHDDRLSYLSAPGSEYSMYSTDSRHTSDYEDTDTEGGAYTDQELDETLNDEVGLPSEPAITRSSEPVREDPPVIQDVPAYPSYPQHAAPQPEPMNRIEPAGFKIPAPQQQAEAAVALPTFPPAVASAPPAADPAAPLVGTKSKEPTAQADSLNLPAPEPESQPDPELAQAPTHDPHQSLAPSPHPKQMYKKDLYSVDEPVRVNHMMKPQQPQSIAPPSSLSFSHQPVYQDKQPYREYDHPPYGYDGGGYAQPKPHNYNAHLHYDNRVPHYDEQWPQYDQQSSAQPPPPPPPAGSGYPQGHQPPTLSYEPRSPYEDGPTREYSPPQPRYDEPPVAYDNRPPPRHGKPGPVRYEEPPPPPPPAIYDARSPYEPEPHGFPINNPRSPDPSKQYYGDTSLRPTYNPGLPNRGYKPGQHDPLNSDPPVPPPKPEVVLSPLEPVHNAAPKPLPPPPIEDPEEEDPAMKPQSVLNRVKMFENKRSVSVDRAKEVGDVPGIRPTDFPKPVTAPGPVSKANSLNNLEQEKPAYRAPEPQKPQSRLGDEVVRANHYDPDEDEEYFRKQLSYFDRRSFDNKAVTQPVVNRFHDLAKPAQPQLGYPYNRTESVEKVSPVDKRYEPVPQVNPTPAPYGQTGPAVPPTSLPKLSNAEDHHSSPKGKPDLSTLRPPTRDEPVQGNYLPQKSPVNGTDIPPKTLSVPAPTSYNRYVPKPYTSTARPFERKFESPKFNHNLLPNDTQAKQIVVNNNPKPHLSPQPLDTDSGVDTFTRTMDNRPKYQHNNVNAIPKAIPVSPNALEDDDDDEGHTVVATARGIFNCNGGVLSSIETGVSIIIPQGAIPENVEQEIYFKVCRDNSILPPLDKEKGETLLSPLVMCGPHGLKFLKPVELRLPHCASMTPDGDPKCWQNKSLPGDPNYLVGANCVSVLIDHF